From Pseudomonas hormoni:
ACTGGGCTTCCCGACCTTGCTCTGCCATCGTCTGATTACCGACGATGCCGGGCGGGTAACGAGCTATCAGTTGCGTCAGAAAGATCCTAAGCGTCAGTCGGTTTTGGCGTTCAAGAGCCTCTACTATCGGGTGATTGCGGCTGGGGATTCGTACAACGACACCACGATGCTGGGCGAGGCGGATGCGGGGATTCTGTTCCATGCGCCGGATAACGTGATTCGCGAGTTTCCGCAGTTCCCGGCGGTGCACACGTTTGAGGATTTGAAGCAGGAGTTCATCAAGGCTTCCAACCGCGCTTTGAGCGTGTAATTACCACCTTGTGGCGAGGGAGCTTGCTCCCGCTCGACTGCGCAGCAGTCGTAAAGCCGGCGCATGCGTTCTACCTGAAGGTATGCGGCGTCTGGTTTTGGGGGCGCTTCGCACCCCAGCGGGAGCAAGCTCCCTCGCCACAAAAGCTACAGGTTTTGCAGGGTATCGAGCAACACCTTCACCTTGGTGATCGATTCCTGATACTCGGCCTGCCACTCCGAATCCGCAACGATCCCGCCGCCGCCCCAGCAACACACCTGCCCATCCTTCACCAGCAAGCTGCGAATCGCGATGGAGCTATCCATCTCGCCGCGCACGTCCAGATACAGCAACGAGCCGCAATACAACCCGCGTCGGGTCGGCTCCAGCTCATCAATGATCTGCATGGCGCGAATCTTCGGGGCTCCGGTAATCGAGCCGCCCGGGAAGCTACCGGCGATCAGGTCCAACGCGTCACGGTCATCCGCCAGTTCGCCGGTTACGCTGCTCACCAGGTGATGCACGTTCGGGTAACTTTCCAGGCTGAACAACTCCGGCACCCGCACCGAGCCGATGCGGCAAGTCCGACCCAGATCGTTGCGCAACAGGTCGACGATCATCAGGTTTTCCGCGCGGTCCTTGGGGCTGGCCAACAATTCGGCGGCGTTCGCCGCATCTTCGGCGGCGGTCAGGCCGCGGGGGCGGGTGCCTTTGATCGGGCGGGTTTCAACGTGGCGTTCGCTGACTTTGACGAAGCGTTCAGGCGACAGGCTCAGCACCGCGCCACCGTCGGGCAGGCTCTGGAAACCGGAGAAGGGCGTCGGACATGCCGCCCG
This genomic window contains:
- the thrH gene encoding bifunctional phosphoserine phosphatase/homoserine phosphotransferase ThrH, which encodes MEIACLDLEGVLVPEIWIAFAEKTGIESLRATTRDIPDYDVLMKQRLRILDEHGLKLTDIQEVIATLKPLDGAVEFVNWLRERFQVVILSDTFYEFSQPLMRQLGFPTLLCHRLITDDAGRVTSYQLRQKDPKRQSVLAFKSLYYRVIAAGDSYNDTTMLGEADAGILFHAPDNVIREFPQFPAVHTFEDLKQEFIKASNRALSV
- the pabB gene encoding aminodeoxychorismate synthase component I; translated protein: MLTCSVHPLPYHANPAEYFAAIRHAPGAVLLDSGRPMADRGRYDLLSAWPLEQLTVLPDESGSDFLQRLRVNLTKLGEAAVPLDLPFAGGLMGYLSYDFGRHLESLPSQARDDLQLPDARFGLYDWALISDHQRMTSQLVFHPSLIDSERQRLITLFTQPAVAAVEAFQLKSPIQADLSADQYRRALERIQQYIQAGDCYQVNFAQRFRAECEGDPWAAYCALRAACPTPFSGFQSLPDGGAVLSLSPERFVKVSERHVETRPIKGTRPRGLTAAEDAANAAELLASPKDRAENLMIVDLLRNDLGRTCRIGSVRVPELFSLESYPNVHHLVSSVTGELADDRDALDLIAGSFPGGSITGAPKIRAMQIIDELEPTRRGLYCGSLLYLDVRGEMDSSIAIRSLLVKDGQVCCWGGGGIVADSEWQAEYQESITKVKVLLDTLQNL